The DNA sequence TTCATGAGATTATATTGCTGTCGTCTAAATTATATTCGGTCATTAGAGTATACCACATTAGATTTAATAGAACAGACAACATGACAGTGTAATGGTGACTTTTTGGGGCCTAATTTTAGCTAtgatacatactgtaaaatGATTATGATTGCTCTGATTAGATTTGGATTTTCAGGGCAGACTGAACACAATGGAGCCATAATGACAGCATTAGTCAACAATTTGTTATTAAGTCCTTATTCACATGTTGAGAAAGAGCTCCTTAATGTAAACCGTTACCGTTCTCTACTACTTACTGCTGCTCATTCTCTGTTTACCCTCCACATGTCATCAAATTGTTCATTATATGCGCTGCCTGATCAAGGAACAGTGATCAAAAGGAAAGCAAAAGTGCAGGATGCACGCTTGCCACCATCAGCCTGCGAGCACTGGTAGCTCTCTTCATTTACCCGCCGTTTCGTACTGTCACACATTCATCACACATTATATTGCAGCTCCAGAAACCACTACCACACTACCACTCTTAATGGAATACAGACAAGTCaagcaaaatgcaaatgaatacGCCTCACCAGGGTGAAGGCTTAATAGAAGCTTATGATTGACCCACATTTAACGTAAACTCTCACAGGGTAAAATATATCCCTGTGGCAGTGCTCAATTTTCCTCGCTGACAGCCACCATTCAAATCCCCTTTTCCCAATCACACAGTTGCCTTGGAAACACCAGCAGCTGCCAGGCAGACGTTTAAGAATTCCAAAACGAAGCGCCTGGATTTCTGGAAATTCCAGAGGGGGGGAATATCCACTGCCAAAGACACATGGGTCTAAAATAGGAGGATAACACACATCACCGCATACTGTTCATTTGTTTGCCGTAGCACCTTGTTTAGTGAAACGCTGCATTAAACAATTATCTTGTGTGATCCCAAATGACACAAAGGAAAATTGAATGAGGAAGTGGGGCTGAGCTGTGTACTTAGTGGTTTGTGTTTTATGGACTGCTTTTATGCTTCAGACCATCTTCCCTGTTTGTGCAGGCACTAACGCCGAGCAGCTGAGTTTGTTCATTCTGTGTCTTTTATCACAGTGCCCAAACTGCTGTTGCGAGGGAGCAGGGCAATTTACTGGCCAGACATGTTAATTAGACCCTGTGTGATATTCGAGCAGATAGGAGAAGTCCCCCCGTGTGTAAACACTTTACACCATATTAGGAGGAAACAGTCTGTGTCTTTTAAGAAGAAATTAATGCATTGTTGAGAAAACGGTCTCACTACAAGGCCCGTTCACTAGCTGTGCCGGGGCTTCCTATCATATCATACAATCCACAGCGGAAGAAGTTTGTCctgttgtcatggaattgtagatttacaaattcctttttttttaggGACTAATGTAAAACTGATAAAACTATTGAACTGCTGTAATAGAGTATTCTTACAATAATGTAGCCATCCTCTCAGGTGTTCAATTTGAGTAACGAATGATGACAATGGGTTTTAGCTCAGTTCTGTGTCTATTTTGCttatagacttttttttatgagaaaCGTCAGCTGATGAGAAAGATTGACAGAACTGACATTACTAATTTACCAAAGCTGATTAGTGGCACCTGGATATTGCTCGACGTCCTCCTGATCTGATTCTTCATATATGTTATCATCtatctataattttgtcatcttGTACTTTCCATTTTTTGCTATCTGGTCAGTTCTGCACACAcgacatctattgcatgtctgtccagCCTGGGAAAGGGATCCCACTTCATCAGGGTCTAAGGATAAATgatgtattgctgtacagattgaaAGCCCCTGTGGGAAATTGTGCGATTTGTGTTATTGGCCTATACAAATCAAATGGACTAGGTAGAAAAAAGCCAGAGTAAGCCCCATTAACATGCCAGCTCAGCCACctcttaaaacaatactttcATCCCTTCCAAGCCTACATTTCAGTTCACCAGGTCCATTAGCAAGGTTTGGCTTGGGAAACATACTGAGCAGCTTTGcctattcacacatacagttttaCCCTTCTATATTACTATAGATATTACATTATTTGCCCTCATATTACTCAAACTGCTACATATCCTGACTGTTCACAAAGGCTGGCAAATGGCTTCAGTTAACTCCCCTGTATTGTGTGTGATAAAAGCAGAAGGTCACTCCTGAATCTCAGTCTGCCTCTCTCTGAAATTTTTACCCTGCAAAGACTGAGACTTTAATGAATGACCCAGCCAGTCCATCCCCGAGGGGTATGGCAAGGCTGCTCAGTGTCCCCAGACAACAATTTACTGTCAGAGAGAATATAAGCAAGGAGCCACAGAGCCAGAGAAAACTTCATGGTAcaactacaaaaaaaacccaaatacaaaaataattggTAGAAAATAATTTGTGGAATGTAAGATGTGTGGGAAAAGGTCACCAATGTTCCTTTTCAAATTTACTGTGTCTTTAAAAGTTGTCGACTGAGCCTCTCTTAACTAAGGGAGGAAAAATTCTGAATACATTTACTTTCACAGATCCATGTCGAACAATTTGCCAAGTAGTTTACACAGACAAGTCCCTGGTTTTCTCACTTTCACCTCCAGACCACACCTCTAGAACAACAAGTGTGCCACCACGACACAGTGAGGGCACAAGTCATACTGCTCCAAATTATTGCTTACACTATACTCTGAAGAAAAGCAAAGGCGGCACTAATTGCAGCTCTTCCTGACCTCAAAGACCACAGGTCGCCCAAACAGCAAGTTACCATCCAGATTTGGAACAGCCTGTCCTTGTGCAGACAAATTAGGACAATGAATGGGTTCCCTCCCAGTTGGTGATTGGCTTTATGGCATTTTGATAAAAGGGCACTTCAGACAGAAGAAGTCTGCatctatttttaacaattttctaTTATGCCGTAATTATCCATGAACATTTCTGACATACCAGGACACCTTATGCAAGTTAATTATACCTCTCACTTAACAAAAATTGGTCTCTGTTGCTGAGATTCTGCAAATGGTCCTTAGTCAATGAAAAATTGAGGATAAATGGCTATATGTAAGTTCTAAGATTCAATCCTCATTAATGGTGCGTGCTGCAGCTGCCCACAAAAGGCAAGGGCTCTTAAACACTCCATTGTTCCCTGTTGGAAAATCACTGGCATTTCCAGGCTGGACAAATGAGTGGTGTGTTTAAATGTAAGAGAAATGATAACCTCTTTCCTCCTCAGACGGGGGAGATCTGTGTGGCATAGATAAAGATCATGGGTATTATTACTCCCACAagagcccttggactgcacatTTGGATTATGGGTCTCCTGGGAATATTGAACAAATATTTGAGAGGGGGCTTGGGTATTAGTTGCGCCACACACCTCAGTAGATAAGACACATATAATCATTCTTTATACAAAACTGTGTACAATACAGTTGGAGCTGGTGTGCAGCAACAAATAATGTCCTTCCACAGGCTAACCTCAGTAATTATACAGTCTCTTGTTGCCATACAGGAAATATAAACAGACACCTTGCTGAGAGAGGTATGATCAAATATACATTATGGCAGATAAAGCGTGTCTTTGATGAATTTGCTATGGCAACCAGGACACATTAAAGTGCTTGCCAGATGTTGCAATGAGGCTGGGATAGCAACTCAGAGTGTGTTCGACCCGAGTGCCCATCAGAGTttgaaaaggaaagagagagaggatttTAAAACCATATTATGTGTGATTTGAGGACGTGTTCTTCTTTATATTAGTCCGCATTAAACCCTTATACTACATTCCAGCAATAATTAAAAGGAGGTATTAAAAATCAATTACATTTGTGATTAAAAAGAAGCTTTGCAAACCCTCCTGAATGCAGTTACAGGTTAATGATGGTACAGCTCGGTGTTACTGTCTCATGCAGTGAAATGATCTTGTGCTAGTCTCTGCAGCACTGCGGCTGCTTTCAAACCGGCCATTAAAGTTTCATTCCTTTTTATGCTAAAACACGGCATGCCCTGCATATTGAAAAACGGTGCCTCTCCATGAGAAGCCAAGCCActcttttcagaaaaaaaaaaaacagcattcaaTATTTTGACAAGTGAAATGTTCAAGGATTTTACAGGCACAACGAAATCAAATCCTTGAACAAATGTGTGCAAATGGCAGGAACGTGTCTGATTTTTAAAGTGcattctctccttttttcaaGAGTGTGGCTCATTTTGCCATCAGGGAAGCACTTGGGTCCAACAGGACAAATGCATCAAAACCAGCCACCTTCTTGTAATGGCAAAATACACCCATACTGAATTATTTCTGACAGACAAAGGCAGGAGTTGTAGCAAACAGCAAATAGGGATAAAATACAGCTCTCAATTTACGCAGCAGATGAAgtcccaaacaaacaaaacaaacacaccacatcAATAGGATAAATTGCAGGCAGAATATACATTATACAGTGTTGAAATAGAGCAACTGTAACATTCAAAGAAGGCAAAACAGGAACAAATATCCAGCATCTCCTCTCTTTAAGAATAACTCTTCTATCCCTTAAGCATGACTCTCAGAACTAGACTGATTAGACTCCACTTCAGTGCCTGTTGTAATTATACACATAAGACCTCaatttgtgtttattagtgCTGTGGTATTTCAAAACCACATATTACAGCAAATTGAAATTGGTCGCACAGGCTGAGGGTTTGGATAGCGGCcattttgttttggtctgcaTTCCGTGACTCTTGCGTGTATTGCTCATTCCCTCGCTGTGCAAGATCTAAAAGTGGGCATGTTTGACCCTTTTTGGTTTCCATTTAATTTGTGTGAAGGAAAAGTGGACAATAGCTCAATGGGAGCGATCTCTTGtctcaaagagagagaggggagaacATGTGACTGACCAGTTAGAGCAGAAGGCCACAGCTCCATCAGCGAGTCTCTGTTCGCTCCACCAGGGAGAGCAGTGCTGTATTGGAGCCATTCTAAAATTATAAGGTCAAACTTTCAGCCACACCCATATCTGTTTCAGACACCACTTCTCtccctttacacacacacacacacacacacacacaaatatgatcACAAACTTAAAGTATGgttgttattattgtatttacatAGGATGAGTATAGGGAAGCAAAAGCtgcaataaatactgtatatatctgaAATGCTTCCATGTTATTCAGTGGGGGAGTTTGAGCTTTTCATTATCGGTAACATACAAGAAAGTGTATTTCCACTCAGTTATTAATCATTCTATCGcttaataaatgttttgaaagataaaaactgtctgttaaaaggaaaatatttcaTAATAGTAGTGATATCTACTTATGAATGTCAGTGTTTCACGGTTTTTCAAATCATGGTGGTGAATAAAGAGGAAAGGCTTGTATTCACTAACACAGTTTTTGCCAGAGGTTCTCCTCTGGTTAAATATTATGAATGTAATCTCCACAGGTAGGTGTAAAAGGATTTTTGGCACATTGCAGTGCATCTGTACATTGTGAGTTGATGTAGAAGGGTTCCATTCCATGCATTTAGAATCGGAATTATGACAACAATGGAACAGAATTCTATCATAAGAACCAGGGTTCATTTGTACAGACTGAAGCCTCAGTTGAGACATTTCAACCTTGTTCGTTGGTGCCGTATCTCAAAGACAACCTTGAAACACGTTCTATCGAAAGTAATACTCTATATTCAGTATTTACTCGATACAAAACTCCCCCGACATCACCTGTGACCTGAAGTGACTGTTTGGTAAGTTGAatttttccaaaagaaaaaaaaaaaaaaaaacacagaaaaatctCTTCTCTGAGGGAAGGTTTTCTTGAATGCTTGGTTGTAATATAGACATGAAATAAACTCTGTTAATCATGAATTTAATTCCACTTTATTTACAACTAATATAATTAATTGACGGACAGATAGTTTTGAAGTAACAGTGGAAATACAGACGTATACAGATAAGTAGATACTGTAAAGTGAAGTAACAAGATGAATATTAGTTGCACCTCATCTTTAACTTCTTACTTTATCCAGCTTAgatatatttattcatgttaacatcatttattttaagtctgatgaaaataaaatactggTAATATACAAATTATATACAGTTTTGTTTGAGCAGTTATTGACGAGCAGGGATGTGATCATGAATTCAACGAAAGcaggaaaacataaaatcagTGGGGGTAAAGATTAGAAATCAGAAAGCCTCTTTATGTGGATTTTTgtaatttagttttaatttttatttaagtgtCAGTTTAGGTTgttgtgcagtgtgtgtttgtttttaatgtatacagtatgtatgtaacCTTATTTTAGTGGCAGTATTTATATTAGTAGTCATGATAGACAAATGATATTTCTAGCAAGATCTTTAATTTAGCTTAATTTGGTTTCAACTATAGATTTTGCATTTTTGGTAGATTTGTAAGGTAGTACGTAAAACAATAGATAGATAAATATCCATTTATCCTGTCAGAGCCTGTTGCATCTCCCCTCTGCACGTAAACCTGTGGCTGTATGTGTTTCATTGACTGTCGAGCTCTATGATACCAGACTGAGCTTTGTGTTTctatatttcttattttctgcCTCCCTTTCAGGTGTGAGAAATCACAGATTTAATCTTTCAACATGGAAGATAATAACACCCAGGACACTGAAGGAGACCTGTTCTCCTCCGCCTCCTCAGACTACAAAGCGCAAAAGTTCCTTGGGTGCGGTACATTTGGAGAAGTCCTCCAGTGCAGGAACTTAACCACCAATGAAACGGTGGCTCTGAAATTCATAAGACACGAAAGACACATTGAGGAGGCAAAGCATGAGGTGCCACACAACATTTATCAATGTTTCACTGATAtattgctttaaaaacaaattgcaTTCATACCAAACACATTTCTTACATTCTACAGGAAGCGCTCCTCAAAAAGATACAATCGCTGAACTCCAACAAGTTTAACATCGTTAGGTGGATCGACTCCTTCACCTACGAGGGACTTTATTGTCTTGAGTTTGAGAAACTGGACATAAGTCTTCTTCAATTCGTGCAGACAAGCCCTTCTGAGTGTCTTGAACTGAAGGAGATCCGACCCATTCTGCAACAGGTTTCTTTCTTTAATactaaatttgaaaaaaacaacaaccctgAATTGTAGGGTGTTAAGATAGAAAAATGGCTGAAGGGTGAAAGGTGTACTCTGTCTTTTTAGATGTACATATGAATTATAGTTCTGTCAAAATCCCACTTAGAACTTCCTTCACAACAAATCTTACCTAAAtttaaagagtaaaataaaaataaggatAGATTTTTGCACTATGTTCAGCCAAGATGCCAGTTTATCACAATGTGACAGATAAATTTACATCTTGAGATCTTCAAAATCGTATGACACTCTGCAGTCATCATTAGTGTCATTATAGCTACACATGTTGTTTATTGTGAGATTATTTAAGGGAACTAGTTGTGTTTACCTGTTCATACAAGTGTCATTAGCCAAGGTATATTTTAATCACATACAGCTACATTTTCCCCATGGGGAAACAGGTGTCAAcaaatatgttaagttgtagTTTGTTGATGAAATTAACACTGCAATACAGCTGACAAACATATTATAATATcatatgttgtttgtgatttcagttggCTACAGCGATGCAGTTTCTAGCGAGCATAGGGATTGTTCATGCAGATCTTAAGCTCGACAATATTATGATGGTGGATCACCTAAGGCAGCCATTGAGAGTCAAAGTCATTGACTTTGGCTTAGCCTTTCCGGTTTCCGAGGCAATGCCAGGTTCAACTCTTCAGGCCCAGTGGTACAGGTAAGTAACTGACTATTTAATGGAAGAAGTCCTGCAAGCTGGCATCTCAATTCTTTCTCAGGCTTGCTAATGAACACCaccaaactacatttattaaattGATAGTCCACTATAGACAGTGAGCAGGAGTTTACCTCTTAATTGGTCTTTCTAACCACAGTaatgttttctcttcctcttcaaaGATCTCCAGAGATTCTGCTGGGAGCCCCCTTCAACGAGGCTATTGACATCTGGTCTCTGGGCTGCATTGCTGCTGAAATGTTTATGGGCAATGTCCTGTTCCCTGGCAAGGATGAGTATGACATGGTCAGTAGTACACTTGAACAGATTTACActcaaaacacagcaaaaagtcaATGTCAGCCATAATGTCTTTGCATTGTGCATAGCAAGATACATGCCATATTCCTAGTGCATCATCACTTATTTCTAGCATTTTCTTatgaaaacaggtttttttttaatgagacaaGCCATGAGTCTCATTTCAAGCTAGAGTAATGCAAGTGAAAATACACATTGCCTAATCACCCAAGATCAGTATGCTTTTAACTTTTAGGTCATCTAACTTCCATTAAGCTTATTCTACTGCAAAACGTTATAAAATGAGCTTTAAAGTATAAGGTAACATTGTGTTGTGTCGACAGATGAGGCATATGGTGTACACTGTTGGAAAGCCACCAGATCATCTCCTCAGTGCTGGACTGTATTCCTTTAAGTATTTTAATGCTATGTATTTAGGACAGACACCAATCCAGTGGAGATTTAAGgtaatattaagtggctgttatCTACTGCAGCTTTGCTTACATTTCTAATATCTGTAACAATTTTTGTATCTCTCCTTTAAACTGTCCTCTTTTCTGCTAGTGCCATTAACTGCATTTAGAACAAATTCACTAACTCAAACATTTCTTCTCTTTAGTCATCACTGGAAGCTCGACATTTTATCTTCACCCCACGCACCATTAACAGCCTAAATGATCTGCTAGAGGTAGGTTGCCATAAGTTATAAAATCAGCTTTTATAACTTGAACATATAGACATATGATGCAAGTTCAGATTTTCTTaccatttttgtttcattccaATCCAGCACAATCTGATATATGAACTCTCACGAGAAGATGCTGAAGCAGATCAATGTGACCGGGCGAGCTTTGTTGATTTATTAACAAGGTTACTGAAGGTTGATATGTCAGAAAGGATAACACCAAGCCAAATTCTTCAGCATCCTTTCATAACAATGACCCACCTCGAAGGCTTTAACAACAGCCTGCAGTAAGTGTGTGcttagatgtgtgtgtatgtgggctGCTGTGGATGGAGGAAGTTGTTTGACTCAGTGACTGGTTGTCTTCCAGTGTTCAATCCTGCTCGGACCTGATGAGCGTCTGTCAGAGTCTCAGTTTGGATGACGGTGAGGATGTGGCTGAGTCGCAAACTTGCGTGAACGACAGGACATCCAACAGTACCGCCAGTCCGGCCCAATGCAGCGTCAACAATGAGGGTCACCCTGCTGGGCTTAGCGGTGAGAAGCGGCCCCAGAGCCCTGACATCAGTGGAGAAAGCAGtcaagtaaagaaaagaaagagagatggtgCTGACAAGTCTGCTGACTGTGGCAACAGGTAGGTGTTTGAAATATCTCCCTGTACTGATCATTTAATATTTGAGTGGAACAGATCAACATTTTGGACAAGAGTTAGATCAGAAGATTAATACCACGctcatgtatgtgtatgtcaaAGTGAATAACTGCTTACCTGGCTTTAAGTTTCCGGagattttaactatttttttgATCAACACAGAACTCCAGACACCTCCCCTGCAAAGAAAAGCCGGACAGGATGTCTGGATCCAGTTCCAGCAGAGACAAAGTCACTCcagcaaaaaagaaagagggatgaCACTGATCTTTGCACCTCTTTTGACAACTCCCTAGCAAAGAGGATCTGCCCTGACATCAGTGGAGAAAGCAGtcaagtaaagaaaagaaagagagatggtgCTGACAAGTCTGCTGACTGTGACAACAGGTAGGTGTTTGAAATATCTCCCTGTACTGATCATTTAATATTTGAGTGGAACAGATCAACATTTTGGGCAAGAATTAGGCTAGATCAGAAGATTAATACCACGCTCATGTATGTCAAAGTGAATAACTACATACCTGGCTTTAAGTTTCCAGAGATTTAACCTATTTTTTTGATCAACACAGAACTCCAGACACCTCCCCTGCAAAGAAAAGCCGGACAGGATGTCTGGATCCAGTTCCAGCAGAGACAAAGTCACCCcagcaaaaaagaaagagggatgaCATTGATCTTTGCACCTCTTTTGACAACTCCCCAGCAAAGAGGATCTGCCCCGACATCAGTGGAGAAAGCAGtcaagtaaagaaaagaaaaagagatggtGATGACAAGTCTGCTGACTGTGACAACAGGTAGGTGTTTGAAATATCTCCCTGTACTGATCATTTAATATTTGAGTGGAACAGATCAACATTTTGGGCAAGAGTTAGATCAGAAGATTAATACCACGctcatgtatgtgtatgtcaaAGTGAATAACTGCTTACCTGGCTTTAAGTTTGCAAAgatttaaactatttttttgaTCAACACAGAACTCCAGACACCTCCCCTGCAGAGAAAAGCTGGACAGGGTGTCTGGATCCAGATCCAGCAGAGACAAAGTCACTCcagcaaaaaagaaagagggatgaCACTGATCTTTGCACCTCTTTTGACAACTCCCCAGCAAAGAGGATCTGCGTAAATGTGGATAAAGAGCTGACAGACAGCGTCAAAAGTAAGCTCATCCACTATGGATTAATCAAAATTAATTAGCACATTTTGAGTAGTGGAGTAAACTTAGTGAGTCTGCAGTATTTTGTATGGTGAGATATTTTACCAGTTTTATCTTGGTGAATTAACAAACATCTGGGTTTTTTAAAGACTCTGAACTCCCCGACCCAGAAAATAGCCCAGCCAGCACATCCCGGGTCAGCCCTCTCacgaagaggaagagagatgatgaggaggagtCAGAATCATGTGAAACCTCCCCCCACAAAAGGAGGAGGGAAAATCTGtctgaaggaggagagggagccAACCAGACATAGAACAACAGCAGTGCATCCTGCCAGTCAGACTCAATGCTGCTCAGATCTTcaatttatttgttcttttttttccttctattattatttttttcatttttcttttcctttaatAATTGTAAATTCTAATAAATTCTTAAGTGAATAGTTCGTGAATGTTTTATCTTACTTTAATTGGGGGTTGGCTGGTGAAAACAGATTGGAAAGgttgtatttatgttgttgtttttttcggAACAGATACAAATCAGGAGGCTATACCTTGCCAGCTTGCTAGCTAGTTCGAGGTTTCCattggtttttgtttgtatccATCATTTACCACTAACAGCACATTCTTCCTGTTCTGTGCTATAAAGctaacaagtcctccaaactaCAGGTCATTCACCAGTACCCTCCAATATGAACCATATGAGGGTTTTCTGAATAGAAAAGgtaatttatttaatcatttattatttttttctaatctgCCAGCACTATGGTTTAGGATCAATTGTGCTCAAAACAAcactgttagctgttagcaggAAACCTATTCACCACAGCCTTCTCTGTATGAGGTTTTTCACT is a window from the Thunnus thynnus chromosome 18, fThuThy2.1, whole genome shotgun sequence genome containing:
- the LOC137169760 gene encoding homeodomain-interacting protein kinase 2-like isoform X1 yields the protein MEDNNTQDTEGDLFSSASSDYKAQKFLGCGTFGEVLQCRNLTTNETVALKFIRHERHIEEAKHEEALLKKIQSLNSNKFNIVRWIDSFTYEGLYCLEFEKLDISLLQFVQTSPSECLELKEIRPILQQLATAMQFLASIGIVHADLKLDNIMMVDHLRQPLRVKVIDFGLAFPVSEAMPGSTLQAQWYRSPEILLGAPFNEAIDIWSLGCIAAEMFMGNVLFPGKDEYDMMRHMVYTVGKPPDHLLSAGLYSFKYFNAMYLGQTPIQWRFKSSLEARHFIFTPRTINSLNDLLEHNLIYELSREDAEADQCDRASFVDLLTRLLKVDMSERITPSQILQHPFITMTHLEGFNNSLHVQSCSDLMSVCQSLSLDDGEDVAESQTCVNDRTSNSTASPAQCSVNNEGHPAGLSGEKRPQSPDISGESSQVKKRKRDGADKSADCGNRTPDTSPAKKSRTGCLDPVPAETKSLQQKRKRDDTDLCTSFDNSLAKRICPDISGESSQVKKRKRDGADKSADCDNRTPDTSPAKKSRTGCLDPVPAETKSPQQKRKRDDIDLCTSFDNSPAKRICPDISGESSQVKKRKRDGDDKSADCDNRTPDTSPAEKSWTGCLDPDPAETKSLQQKRKRDDTDLCTSFDNSPAKRICVNVDKELTDSVKNSELPDPENSPASTSRVSPLTKRKRDDEEESESCETSPHKRRRENLSEGGEGANQT
- the LOC137169760 gene encoding homeodomain-interacting protein kinase 2-like isoform X2; the protein is MEDNNTQDTEGDLFSSASSDYKAQKFLGCGTFGEVLQCRNLTTNETVALKFIRHERHIEEAKHEEALLKKIQSLNSNKFNIVRWIDSFTYEGLYCLEFEKLDISLLQFVQTSPSECLELKEIRPILQQLATAMQFLASIGIVHADLKLDNIMMVDHLRQPLRVKVIDFGLAFPVSEAMPGSTLQAQWYRSPEILLGAPFNEAIDIWSLGCIAAEMFMGNVLFPGKDEYDMMRHMVYTVGKPPDHLLSAGLYSFKYFNAMYLGQTPIQWRFKSSLEARHFIFTPRTINSLNDLLEHNLIYELSREDAEADQCDRASFVDLLTRLLKVDMSERITPSQILQHPFITMTHLEGFNNSLHVQSCSDLMSVCQSLSLDDGEDVAESQTCVNDRTSNSTASPAQCSVNNEGHPAGLSGEKRPQSPDISGESSQVKKRKRDGADKSADCGNRTPDTSPAKKSRTGCLDPVPAETKSLQQKRKRDDTDLCTSFDNSLAKRICPDISGESSQVKKRKRDGADKSADCDNRTPDTSPAKKSRTGCLDPVPAETKSPQQKRKRDDIDLCTSFDNSPAKRICPDISGESSQVKKRKRDGDDKSADCDNR